The following coding sequences lie in one Arachis ipaensis cultivar K30076 chromosome B05, Araip1.1, whole genome shotgun sequence genomic window:
- the LOC107643642 gene encoding uncharacterized protein LOC107643642 isoform X1 has translation MLDGFLKIPIAIHPQLHQLVCTEDRFFHRKQNGVKSYCSLVLRQYLILLKQSEEEFQSVFHSFEFRLRVSLAAEGYLSASFMFHLIPKRRLLNSRALTTRMCMS, from the exons ATGCTGGATGGGTTTTTAAAAATTCCAATAGCGATTCATCCTCAACTACATCA GCTAGTTTGCACGGAGGACAGGTTCTTTCATAGAAAACAGAACGGGGTGAAGAGTTATTGTTCACTAGTTCtaag GCAATATTTAATCCTCCTAAAGCAGTCAGAGGAGGAATTCCAATCTGTTTTCCACag CTTTGAGTTTAGGCTAAGGGTGTCACTGGCAGCAGAAGGGTATCTAAGTGCTTCATTTATGTTCCAT TTGATACCAAAACGTAGACTATTAAATTCAAGGGCACTCACTACTCGTATGTGTATGTCGTAA
- the LOC107643642 gene encoding uncharacterized protein LOC107643642 isoform X2 yields MLDGFLKIPIAIHPQLHQLVCTEDRFFHRKQNGVKSYCSLVLRQYLILLKQSEEEFQSVFHSFEFRLRVSLAAEG; encoded by the exons ATGCTGGATGGGTTTTTAAAAATTCCAATAGCGATTCATCCTCAACTACATCA GCTAGTTTGCACGGAGGACAGGTTCTTTCATAGAAAACAGAACGGGGTGAAGAGTTATTGTTCACTAGTTCtaag GCAATATTTAATCCTCCTAAAGCAGTCAGAGGAGGAATTCCAATCTGTTTTCCACag CTTTGAGTTTAGGCTAAGGGTGTCACTGGCAGCAGAAGG TTGA